The following coding sequences are from one Gopherus flavomarginatus isolate rGopFla2 chromosome 21, rGopFla2.mat.asm, whole genome shotgun sequence window:
- the LDLRAD2 gene encoding low-density lipoprotein receptor class A domain-containing protein 2 yields the protein MKMGGHLHMLSKWLVLLNFMALEVSSIETVNLVDFCGQTIRDDGLIINSHRDSRRYYFVATGTDCSLTMQAASPRDKVQFQFRFFLVYSLLRLAPSGGSLPNATRVPLPPETARPSQRGPGQPSSGGDWELQDPCNAGSFVQFYDGRDRAAEPLGFPLCGKSIPRPILSTGNYLTLRLVTRGQQPRVDFVGDFTSFRLGFSTSECSEEPYFQCRNSKCIPMSLVCDRTGIDNCGDGSDQAAHPPAKCRGRLPTSAFLQPASSPAAHITPCLASCGEAEKSQPLAPDTTPQDEHATGKRSLCSLLVLYMLLGLSVGSALLLWCCWSPGWFVWRLGACRFLPGCNSMWASCQLCPRSCAPRNHGCSSKVTPQHSAELPI from the exons ttaacCTGGTGGATTTTTGTGGGCAGACCATCAGAGACGACGGGCTGATTATCAATTCGCACAGAGACTCCCGGCGCTACTACTTCGTGGCCACGGGGACGGACTGCTCCCTCACCATGCAGGCTGCGTCGCCCAGAGACAAAGTCCAGTTCCAGTTCCGCTTCTTCTTGGTGTACAGCCTGCTGCGCCTGGCCCCCAGCGGCGGGTCCCTGCCCAATGCCACCCGAGTGCCTCTGCCCCCAGAGACTGCCCGGCCCAGCCAAAGGGGGCCTGGGCAGCCCTCATCTGGTGGAGACTGGGAGCTTCAGGACCCCTGCAATGCTGGATCGTTTGTGCAATTCTATGATGGCAGAGATCGCGCCGCCGAGCCGCTGGGGTTCCCGCTGTGTGGGAAGAGCATCCCCAGGCCCATCCTGTCCACCGGGAACTACCTGACCCTGCGCTTGGTGACACGGGGGCAGCAGCCCCGGGTGGATTTCGTGGGCGATTTTACATCCTTCCGGCTGG GCTTCAGCACATCCGAGTGCAGCGAGGAGCCGTACTTCCAGTGCCGCAACAGCAAGTGCATTCCCATGAGCCTGGTGTGTGACCGGACGGGGATCGATAACTGCGGGGATGGCTCGGACCAGGCAGCCCACCCCCCTGCCAAGTGCAGAG gcCGCCTGCCCACATCAGCCTTTCTCCAGCCTGCgagcagccctgcagcccacATCACTCCCTGCCTGGCATCCTGTGGCGAGGCAGAGAAGAGCCAGCCCTTGGCCCCAGACACCACGCCCCAGGACGAGCATGCAACAG GTAAGAGGAGCTTGTGCTCCTTGCTGGTCCTCTACATGCTCCTGGGGCTGAGCGTGGGCTCAGCCCTCCTGCTCTGGTGCTGCTGGTCCCCTGGCTGGTTTGTCTGGAGACTCGGGGCCTGCCGGTTCCTGCCTGGCTGCAACTCCATGTGGGCCTCGTGCCAACTCTGCCCCCGCAGCTGTGCCCCCAGGAACCACGGCTGTTCCAGCAAAGTCACGCCGCAGCACAGCGCCGAGCTGCCCATCTGA